One part of the Amycolatopsis lurida genome encodes these proteins:
- a CDS encoding PLP-dependent aminotransferase family protein: protein MPRTLIEIDRTSAEPLYRQVRRAIEHGIAIGTFDPAHRLPSSRELAAELSVSRNTINLAYQELVAEGFVESRERSGLFINAEMRPHCAVQERGTTPAIDWSARVRRYPDAGVPHIEKRPDWHTYPYPFLAGQVDVTAFPARSWTRCLRDALYRPHVFPSLQDSVGSDDPMLVDLICRQLLTARGIEADPSEVLITVGSQQGLDLLGRALLGPDSVVAMENPGYLDARHIFLRTGAGLRGVDVDQSGLRPPETLDGVDLLYLTPSHHHPTNATLSIGRRRRLLSLAASAGTVLVEDDYDSEFRYHGSPTPALKALDGTGDAIYLGTFSKFLSPGLRLGYLVGPRELVRELREIRRYVLRHPPGHLQRALALLIDSGEYHRSLRRYRTKLMRKWEATCAAVTEHLPWTQTAYPPGGVSLWMTGPSELDCRALIERAERDGVLIEPGDIFFVGEDPPRNHFRIGFAAVPLRDIDPGIRLLGEACRDLLGG, encoded by the coding sequence TTGCCGCGAACGTTGATCGAAATCGACCGGACGTCCGCCGAGCCGCTCTACCGGCAGGTGCGGCGCGCGATCGAGCACGGTATCGCGATCGGCACCTTCGACCCGGCGCACCGGCTGCCGAGCTCGCGTGAGCTGGCCGCCGAACTGAGCGTTTCCCGCAACACCATCAACCTCGCCTACCAGGAGCTGGTCGCCGAAGGGTTCGTGGAGAGCCGGGAGCGCAGCGGGCTGTTCATCAACGCGGAGATGCGGCCGCATTGCGCGGTGCAGGAACGCGGCACCACCCCGGCCATCGACTGGAGCGCGCGAGTGCGGCGGTACCCGGACGCCGGGGTGCCGCATATCGAGAAACGCCCGGACTGGCACACCTATCCGTACCCGTTCCTCGCCGGCCAGGTCGACGTCACCGCGTTCCCTGCGCGGTCGTGGACCCGCTGCCTGCGCGACGCGCTGTACCGGCCGCACGTGTTCCCGAGCCTGCAGGACAGCGTCGGCTCGGACGACCCGATGCTGGTCGACCTCATCTGCCGCCAGTTGCTCACCGCACGGGGGATCGAAGCCGACCCGTCCGAGGTGCTGATCACCGTCGGTTCGCAGCAGGGGCTCGACCTGCTCGGCCGCGCGCTGCTCGGCCCGGACAGCGTCGTGGCGATGGAGAACCCGGGCTACCTCGACGCCCGGCACATCTTCCTGCGCACCGGCGCCGGGCTGCGTGGCGTCGACGTCGACCAGAGCGGCCTGCGCCCGCCGGAGACACTCGACGGCGTCGACCTGCTCTATCTCACGCCGAGCCACCACCATCCGACGAACGCGACGCTGAGCATCGGCCGCCGCCGTCGGTTGCTCAGCCTCGCCGCGAGTGCGGGCACGGTGCTCGTCGAGGACGACTACGACAGCGAATTCCGGTACCACGGCAGCCCCACGCCCGCGCTCAAGGCGCTCGACGGCACCGGCGACGCGATCTACCTCGGCACCTTCTCCAAGTTCCTCTCACCCGGCCTGCGGCTGGGATACCTGGTCGGCCCGCGCGAGCTGGTGCGGGAGCTGCGGGAGATCCGGCGGTACGTGCTGCGGCATCCGCCCGGTCACCTCCAGCGGGCGCTGGCTCTCCTCATCGACAGCGGCGAGTACCACCGCTCCCTGCGGCGCTACCGCACGAAGCTGATGCGGAAATGGGAGGCGACCTGCGCCGCGGTCACCGAACACCTGCCGTGGACGCAGACGGCGTACCCGCCGGGCGGGGTCAGCCTCTGGATGACCGGGCCGTCCGAACTGGACTGCCGGGCGCTGATCGAACGCGCCGAGCGCGACGGCGTCCTGATCGAGCCCGGGGACATCTTCTTCGTCGGGGAAGACCCGCCGCGCAACCACTTCCGGATCGGCTTCGCGGCGGTGCCGTTGCGCGACATCGACCCCGGTATCCGGCTGCTCGGCGAGGCCTGCCGCGACCTGCTCGGCGGCTGA
- a CDS encoding amidohydrolase, which translates to MEFLREDPQRVADFVALGGTVLTLDAVGRRIRALAATGGRITALGSEREISRLIGPETTVLDLAGRTAIPGFVESHNHPAFFGMTLAAPVDAGSPPNDTIADIAGRVAQAAKDLGPGEWIRGFRYDDTLLADGRHPTRADLDPVSARNPVVLTHVSGHFCTANSLALREVGITAATPDPPGGLIVRDARGEPTGVLVETAAFLVTSRLPGQSAGELAEALLLADEEYLANGVTSVHDTGIGLIGGAAELEAYALLRRAGKLRVRVRGYLFDGLLPGLDEGEPEAPEGTADDKFAMTGVKIVADGSIQGKTGCLAEGYTCDPDEHGMMLLEPADLGRRIAALDAAGWQVAVHGNGDAAIDAIIDGYSRLGSPRGTGRRHRIEHCQTVREDQLDRMAAHDVLASFFVKHVYYWGDRHRDVFLGPERARRISPLVSARSRGIHFGLHSDTPVTPVPPLEGIWCAVRRITRQGKVLGPEQAVDVDAALRGYTIDAAYLAGEEDVKGSLEVGKLADLAVLSGDPTTVDPDRIRELTVDVTVSGGEVVWRRETTGARR; encoded by the coding sequence GTGGAGTTCCTTCGAGAAGATCCCCAGCGGGTAGCCGATTTCGTCGCGCTCGGCGGCACCGTCCTCACCCTCGATGCGGTGGGGAGACGGATCCGCGCGCTGGCCGCGACCGGCGGGCGGATCACCGCGCTCGGTTCCGAACGGGAGATCTCGCGGCTGATCGGCCCGGAAACCACCGTGCTCGACCTGGCCGGGCGCACGGCGATCCCCGGCTTCGTCGAGTCCCACAACCATCCGGCGTTCTTCGGGATGACGCTGGCCGCGCCGGTCGACGCCGGCAGCCCGCCCAACGACACCATCGCCGACATCGCCGGCCGGGTCGCCCAGGCGGCCAAGGACCTCGGTCCGGGGGAGTGGATCCGCGGTTTCCGGTACGACGACACGCTGCTCGCGGACGGGCGTCATCCGACGCGCGCGGACCTCGATCCCGTCTCTGCTCGCAATCCCGTGGTCCTGACCCATGTTTCCGGGCATTTCTGCACCGCGAACTCGCTCGCCCTGCGCGAAGTCGGAATCACCGCCGCGACCCCGGATCCGCCCGGCGGGCTCATCGTGCGCGACGCCCGCGGCGAGCCGACCGGGGTGCTCGTCGAGACGGCGGCCTTCCTCGTCACGTCCCGGCTGCCCGGCCAGAGCGCGGGAGAACTGGCCGAAGCCCTGCTCCTGGCGGACGAGGAATACCTCGCCAACGGCGTGACTTCCGTGCATGACACCGGGATCGGCCTCATCGGCGGAGCAGCGGAACTCGAGGCGTACGCCTTGTTGCGGCGGGCCGGAAAACTGCGCGTCCGGGTGCGCGGCTACCTGTTCGACGGTCTTCTTCCTGGGCTCGACGAAGGTGAACCGGAGGCTCCGGAAGGCACCGCGGACGACAAGTTCGCGATGACCGGGGTCAAGATCGTCGCGGACGGGTCGATCCAGGGCAAGACCGGTTGCCTCGCGGAGGGCTACACCTGCGACCCGGACGAGCACGGCATGATGCTGCTCGAACCCGCCGACCTCGGCCGCCGGATCGCCGCGCTCGACGCGGCGGGCTGGCAGGTCGCCGTGCACGGCAACGGGGACGCGGCGATCGACGCGATCATCGACGGCTATTCGCGGCTGGGCTCGCCGCGCGGCACCGGCAGGCGGCACCGGATCGAGCACTGCCAGACGGTGCGCGAAGACCAGCTGGACCGGATGGCCGCCCACGACGTCCTCGCGTCGTTCTTCGTCAAACACGTCTACTACTGGGGAGACCGGCATCGTGACGTCTTCCTCGGCCCCGAGCGGGCCCGCCGGATCAGCCCGCTGGTTTCGGCACGCTCGCGCGGAATCCACTTCGGACTGCATTCGGACACCCCGGTGACCCCGGTGCCGCCGTTGGAAGGGATCTGGTGCGCGGTACGCCGGATCACCAGGCAGGGCAAGGTTCTCGGCCCGGAACAGGCCGTGGACGTCGACGCCGCGCTGCGCGGCTACACGATCGACGCCGCGTACCTGGCGGGCGAGGAGGACGTCAAGGGCAGTTTGGAAGTCGGGAAGCTCGCCGATCTCGCGGTGCTGTCCGGTGACCCGACCACGGTCGACCCGGACCGGATCCGCGAGCTGACCGTGGACGTCACCGTCAGCGGCGGCGAGGTCGTCTGGCGGCGCGAGACGACGGGAGCGAGGCGATGA
- a CDS encoding DUF3311 domain-containing protein — protein sequence MIRSWPSVLIGLFVPALALLAGILLLSGSTASVLGIPVLFFWVFCCCPLTTLCLWISWRFFDRAHYPEDD from the coding sequence ATGATCCGCAGCTGGCCGAGTGTCCTCATCGGACTGTTCGTCCCCGCTTTGGCTCTCCTGGCGGGAATCCTGCTGCTCTCCGGATCGACGGCATCGGTGCTGGGCATCCCGGTGCTGTTCTTCTGGGTGTTCTGCTGCTGCCCGCTGACCACCCTGTGCCTGTGGATCAGCTGGCGTTTCTTCGACCGCGCCCACTACCCGGAGGACGACTGA
- a CDS encoding sodium:solute symporter family protein, producing the protein MLIAIVAVVMAGSIGLAVWAGRSTRGGGISEFLVGGRSFPAWLVYFLAVGEVYSIGTMIGFPSGIYAHGASYGIWFLGYILLAYSLGYFLAPLVWRAAKRYDAMTVPDVFGRHFGSRRLELITCVTMLIALIPWGQYQFIGLQVVLGNLGLPLDPVQCVVLAGIVAFVYIAVSGVRSPAFVSILKDFFMLLGVVLVGVAVVIAAGGTAKVSGPEVLSAAQTTMGGSELTFAMTTILFQSIVFYLGFGGAYVFPARSERAVKSSTVWMPMYMLIYPFLVLAAYYGVRAHPDLENPNTVFMVTAKGLLPDWLLGLVAAGAALSGVLVLAATALTIGGMVCRNIAPNVPAAAQRRWTVVAVASFLVLAAVLTLVASTLMLTILNLTYNLLAQVVPGWLAILFVRRVRTAAVAAGMITGVLTAIALYVTGVTFGGFNAGLVSLGVNLAVVAIWSLAAPDKARVPVARSADSTPDAEAVPSLSG; encoded by the coding sequence ATGCTGATCGCGATCGTGGCGGTGGTGATGGCGGGTTCGATCGGGCTCGCGGTGTGGGCCGGTCGGTCGACGCGCGGCGGCGGGATCTCCGAGTTCCTCGTCGGCGGCCGGTCGTTCCCGGCGTGGCTGGTGTACTTCCTCGCGGTCGGCGAGGTGTACAGCATCGGGACGATGATCGGGTTCCCGAGCGGCATCTACGCGCACGGCGCGAGCTACGGGATCTGGTTCCTCGGCTACATCCTGCTCGCGTACTCGCTGGGCTATTTCCTGGCGCCGCTGGTGTGGCGGGCGGCGAAACGGTACGACGCGATGACCGTGCCCGACGTGTTCGGACGGCATTTCGGCAGCAGGCGGCTGGAGTTGATCACCTGCGTCACGATGCTGATCGCGCTGATCCCGTGGGGGCAGTACCAATTCATCGGTCTCCAGGTGGTGCTCGGCAATCTGGGACTGCCGCTGGATCCCGTGCAGTGCGTGGTGCTGGCCGGCATCGTGGCGTTCGTCTACATCGCCGTCTCCGGGGTGCGGTCGCCCGCGTTCGTTTCGATCCTCAAGGATTTCTTCATGCTGCTCGGCGTCGTGCTCGTCGGGGTGGCCGTGGTGATCGCCGCCGGCGGCACCGCGAAGGTCAGCGGACCCGAGGTGCTGAGCGCGGCGCAGACCACCATGGGCGGTTCGGAACTCACGTTCGCGATGACCACGATCCTCTTCCAGAGCATCGTGTTCTACCTCGGTTTCGGTGGCGCCTACGTGTTCCCGGCCCGTTCCGAACGTGCGGTGAAGAGCTCGACCGTGTGGATGCCGATGTACATGCTGATCTACCCGTTCCTGGTGCTGGCCGCCTATTACGGCGTGCGCGCGCATCCGGATCTGGAGAATCCGAACACGGTGTTCATGGTGACCGCCAAGGGATTGCTGCCGGATTGGCTGCTGGGCCTCGTCGCCGCCGGCGCCGCGCTGTCGGGCGTGCTGGTGCTCGCCGCGACCGCGCTCACCATCGGTGGCATGGTCTGCCGCAACATCGCGCCGAACGTCCCGGCCGCGGCGCAACGCCGGTGGACGGTCGTCGCGGTGGCGAGTTTCCTGGTGTTGGCGGCGGTGCTGACGCTCGTGGCGTCGACGTTGATGCTCACCATCCTGAACCTGACCTACAACCTGCTCGCCCAGGTCGTCCCCGGCTGGCTCGCCATCCTGTTCGTGCGGCGGGTGCGGACCGCCGCGGTGGCCGCCGGGATGATCACCGGAGTGCTCACGGCGATCGCCCTCTACGTCACCGGCGTGACGTTCGGCGGTTTCAACGCGGGTCTGGTGTCGCTCGGGGTGAACCTGGCCGTGGTGGCGATCTGGAGCCTGGCGGCGCCGGACAAGGCCCGGGTTCCGGTGGCGCGGTCGGCCGACAGCACCCCGGACGCCGAGGCGGTGCCTTCGCTCAGCGGGTGA
- a CDS encoding OmpA family protein translates to MFVSLGSANADTAKGSSNFMRRNIARTVSGVAIVAGLVAACGSEGENGAAGTSGANGTASSAAAAPSSGDGAPASSGADAAQAGGEAAQKVTAAIQQALQQSPIAFTTESAELSEKSKAALGEVAKAMQGNDVKIMVATHAGYPDAEKSKALSEKRAEAITTALEGAGVAKDRVKTEATGNEKAQGDKALDTQITVAE, encoded by the coding sequence GTGTTCGTATCCCTGGGGTCAGCCAATGCGGACACGGCCAAAGGGAGTTCGAACTTCATGCGCAGGAATATTGCCCGGACGGTATCGGGCGTGGCGATCGTGGCCGGCCTGGTCGCCGCGTGCGGCTCCGAAGGCGAGAACGGTGCGGCTGGAACATCTGGCGCGAACGGAACCGCTTCAAGCGCGGCCGCCGCGCCGTCATCCGGCGACGGGGCCCCGGCTTCCTCGGGAGCAGACGCGGCTCAGGCGGGTGGCGAGGCGGCGCAGAAGGTGACCGCGGCGATCCAACAGGCTCTCCAGCAGTCACCGATCGCCTTCACCACGGAAAGCGCCGAACTGTCCGAGAAGAGCAAGGCGGCACTCGGCGAGGTCGCCAAGGCCATGCAGGGCAACGACGTGAAGATCATGGTCGCCACCCACGCGGGTTACCCCGACGCGGAAAAGTCCAAGGCGCTCTCCGAAAAGCGCGCCGAAGCGATCACCACCGCGCTCGAAGGAGCGGGCGTGGCCAAGGACCGCGTCAAGACCGAGGCGACCGGCAACGAAAAGGCGCAAGGCGACAAGGCGCTGGACACGCAGATCACCGTCGCGGAGTGA
- a CDS encoding Rv0909 family putative TA system antitoxin: MGIDFEGMKDKVSGEHVDKAADFAKSRFGDHSDKIDSAADKAKDYLGESGGEQQGEGQQDSPQGQ; encoded by the coding sequence ATGGGTATCGACTTCGAAGGTATGAAGGACAAGGTGAGCGGGGAGCACGTCGACAAGGCCGCCGATTTCGCGAAATCCCGCTTCGGTGATCACTCGGACAAGATCGACTCGGCCGCCGACAAGGCGAAGGACTACCTCGGCGAATCCGGTGGCGAGCAGCAGGGTGAAGGGCAGCAGGATTCACCGCAGGGTCAATAG
- a CDS encoding cobaltochelatase CobT-related protein, whose product MTTAQAETRRRNQVEELCAAAIRALSGDPALHFRARRLHRGREPLPLHAPHLRPSADDDLLSSRGIADGMALRLTASDAALHRTLCPRDPAERGIFELLEQFRVESLPPAELPGMRRNLRLRHLRWSLEFHRSGLTETARGLLLYTVAQICRSRITGEPVVEETEDLIEATRFALAPSLGHDLAGLRRHRTDQKAFAEHALAIARTTGALLTGTEQDAEDGSDPADPTDPRFSLVIDFDASLGEQIPAATAGTSRTLGESGATYRVFTTAYDRERRASDLVRPGLLAELRERLDRRVARQGVGAGRLARDLQAVLAEPARDGWDAGQEEGHLDGRTLAQLISSPTERRIFRTERIEPVADTLVTFLLDCSGSMTAHAEPVAALVDLLTRSIELAGASCEVLGFTTGAWNGGGPGREWRRAGRPRHPGRLNERLHLVFKDAETPWRRARPDLAALLKADLFREGIDGEAVAWACERMRARTAARRILLVLSDGSPMDGATSLANDPHYLDEHLRETVLREENTVEIRGVGVGLDLSPFYRRSRVLDTSVTSGYAPFRDVLGLLTLR is encoded by the coding sequence ATGACCACGGCGCAGGCGGAAACCCGGCGCCGCAACCAGGTCGAAGAGCTGTGCGCGGCCGCGATCCGGGCCCTCAGCGGCGATCCGGCGCTCCATTTCCGGGCACGGCGGCTGCACCGCGGACGCGAACCGCTCCCCCTGCACGCACCGCATCTTCGTCCGTCGGCCGACGACGATCTGCTGTCGTCCCGCGGCATCGCGGACGGGATGGCGCTGCGCCTGACGGCCTCCGACGCCGCCCTGCACCGGACCCTGTGCCCACGCGACCCGGCGGAACGCGGGATTTTCGAGCTGCTGGAACAGTTCCGCGTCGAATCGCTCCCGCCCGCGGAGCTGCCGGGGATGCGACGGAACCTGCGCCTCCGTCATCTGCGCTGGTCACTGGAGTTCCACCGCTCCGGTCTGACCGAGACCGCACGCGGACTGCTGTTGTACACGGTCGCGCAGATCTGCCGGTCGCGGATCACCGGCGAACCGGTGGTCGAGGAGACCGAGGACCTCATCGAGGCGACCAGGTTCGCACTGGCGCCTTCGCTCGGCCACGACCTCGCCGGCCTTCGTCGGCATCGGACGGACCAGAAGGCGTTCGCGGAACACGCGCTGGCGATCGCCCGGACGACCGGCGCCCTGCTCACCGGGACCGAACAGGACGCCGAGGACGGCAGTGATCCCGCCGATCCCACCGACCCGCGCTTCAGCCTCGTGATCGACTTCGACGCGAGCCTCGGCGAGCAGATTCCCGCCGCGACCGCCGGCACCAGCCGAACCCTGGGCGAATCCGGTGCGACGTACCGGGTCTTCACCACCGCGTACGACCGCGAACGGCGTGCGTCGGACCTGGTGCGCCCCGGACTGCTGGCCGAACTCCGCGAACGGCTCGACCGGCGGGTCGCCAGGCAGGGCGTCGGCGCCGGACGGCTGGCACGCGACCTCCAGGCGGTACTCGCCGAGCCCGCGCGCGACGGCTGGGACGCCGGCCAGGAAGAAGGCCATCTCGACGGCCGCACCCTGGCGCAGCTGATCAGCTCTCCCACCGAACGCCGGATCTTCCGCACCGAGCGGATCGAGCCGGTGGCGGACACCCTTGTGACGTTCCTGCTCGACTGCTCGGGTTCGATGACCGCGCACGCGGAACCCGTCGCCGCGCTGGTCGACCTCCTCACGCGCTCGATCGAGCTCGCCGGTGCGTCCTGCGAGGTGCTCGGCTTCACGACCGGCGCCTGGAACGGCGGCGGCCCCGGGCGGGAGTGGAGACGAGCGGGACGGCCGCGCCATCCCGGCAGGCTCAACGAACGCCTGCACCTCGTGTTCAAGGACGCCGAAACCCCGTGGCGCCGGGCGCGCCCGGATCTCGCGGCACTGCTGAAAGCCGATCTGTTCCGGGAAGGGATCGACGGCGAAGCGGTGGCCTGGGCCTGCGAGCGGATGCGCGCGCGAACAGCGGCACGCCGGATCCTGCTCGTCCTCTCCGACGGCAGCCCCATGGACGGCGCGACGAGCCTGGCGAACGATCCGCACTACCTGGACGAGCATCTGCGGGAAACGGTGCTGCGGGAGGAGAACACCGTCGAGATCCGCGGGGTCGGCGTAGGGCTCGACCTCAGCCCCTTCTACCGCCGGTCCCGGGTTCTCGACACGTCCGTCACGTCCGGGTACGCACCGTTCCGGGACGTCCTCGGACTATTGACCCTGCGGTGA
- a CDS encoding AAA family ATPase, translating to MVPELRLPVREVFGIDSDLVVGAFRERGEHVPEIDEAYRFNPDVTLALLAGFTRDRRVLVQGLHGTGKSTHIEQVAARLNWPCVRVNLDGHLNRLDLVGRDAVVLREGKQVTEFQEGILPWALQRPVALVLDEYDAGRPDVMFVLQRVLERDGKFTLTDQNRVLRPHPSFRLFATANTVGLGNLNGLYHGAQRLNHAQIDRWNIVASLNHLPAAEEIAIVRARVPSVSEPLAASLVAVAALTRKGFQAGDLSTLMSPRTVITWAENIEIFGDPATAFRLSFVNKCDEAERDLVAEYFQRCFDDELHLLSA from the coding sequence ATGGTCCCCGAGCTACGGCTCCCGGTACGCGAAGTCTTCGGCATCGATTCGGACCTCGTCGTCGGCGCGTTCCGCGAGCGCGGCGAGCACGTCCCCGAGATCGACGAGGCGTACCGCTTCAACCCCGACGTGACCCTGGCCCTGCTCGCCGGATTCACCCGCGACCGCCGGGTACTGGTGCAGGGCCTGCACGGCACCGGGAAGTCGACCCACATCGAGCAGGTCGCCGCACGGCTCAACTGGCCGTGCGTACGCGTCAACCTGGACGGTCACCTCAACCGCCTCGACCTCGTCGGCCGCGACGCCGTCGTGCTGCGCGAAGGCAAGCAGGTCACCGAGTTCCAGGAGGGAATCCTCCCGTGGGCGCTGCAGCGTCCGGTCGCGCTCGTGCTCGACGAGTACGACGCCGGCCGCCCGGACGTCATGTTCGTGCTTCAGCGGGTGCTCGAACGCGACGGAAAGTTCACCCTCACGGATCAGAACCGCGTTCTGCGGCCGCATCCGTCCTTCCGGTTGTTCGCCACCGCCAACACGGTCGGACTGGGCAACCTCAACGGTCTCTACCACGGCGCGCAGCGGCTGAACCACGCGCAGATCGACCGCTGGAACATCGTGGCCTCGCTGAACCACCTGCCCGCCGCCGAGGAGATCGCGATCGTGCGGGCGAGGGTCCCCAGCGTTTCCGAGCCGCTCGCGGCGTCACTGGTCGCGGTGGCCGCCTTGACCCGCAAGGGTTTCCAGGCCGGCGACCTGTCCACTCTGATGTCGCCGCGCACGGTGATCACCTGGGCGGAGAACATCGAGATCTTCGGTGATCCCGCGACCGCCTTCCGGCTGTCCTTCGTGAACAAATGCGACGAAGCCGAGCGAGATCTGGTGGCGGAATACTTCCAGCGCTGCTTCGACGACGAGCTCCACCTGCTCTCGGCATGA
- a CDS encoding IclR family transcriptional regulator — MELLREPDPINGDTPTMRLFSLLELIAAKDQLVSLQGLVEETGLPKPTLHRMLQQLEGAGLLVRQADGRHYGTGHRLRRLAENLLLNATHHGARHAVLRHLVDELGESCNVTTLSGNEIVYLDRVETPEPLRFYLRPGSRVPIHCSASGKMILAQMSPSQRRKLLAHAPLKQYTNKTLTDLDALEAEFARIRRDGFALDDEEFLPGLVCVAVLVPGRANLCVAVQAPVMRLTPDKALQTLPALQRAAEAISRVDAEGASEPESVPS; from the coding sequence ATGGAGCTGCTTCGCGAACCCGATCCGATCAACGGGGACACGCCGACCATGCGGCTGTTCTCCCTGCTCGAGCTGATCGCCGCCAAAGACCAGCTGGTCTCCCTGCAGGGCCTCGTCGAGGAGACCGGCCTGCCGAAACCGACTCTGCACCGCATGTTGCAGCAGCTCGAAGGGGCGGGTCTGCTGGTCCGCCAGGCCGACGGCCGCCACTACGGCACCGGCCACCGGCTGCGACGGCTCGCGGAGAACCTGCTCCTCAACGCGACCCACCACGGCGCCCGGCACGCCGTCCTGCGCCACCTCGTCGACGAACTCGGCGAGAGCTGCAACGTGACCACGTTGTCGGGCAACGAGATCGTGTACCTCGACCGGGTCGAGACGCCGGAACCGCTGCGGTTCTACCTCCGGCCGGGCTCGCGCGTGCCGATCCACTGTTCGGCCAGCGGCAAGATGATCCTCGCGCAGATGAGCCCGTCGCAGCGGCGGAAGCTGCTCGCGCACGCGCCGCTCAAGCAGTACACGAACAAGACCCTCACCGATCTCGACGCGCTCGAGGCCGAGTTCGCCCGGATCCGCCGCGACGGGTTCGCGCTCGACGACGAGGAGTTCCTGCCCGGCCTGGTGTGCGTCGCGGTCCTCGTGCCGGGGCGTGCCAACCTCTGCGTCGCCGTGCAGGCGCCCGTCATGCGGCTGACGCCGGACAAGGCGCTCCAGACACTCCCCGCGCTGCAGCGCGCGGCCGAGGCGATCAGCCGCGTCGACGCCGAGGGCGCGTCCGAACCGGAAAGTGTTCCGTCGTAA